Within Paenibacillus albicereus, the genomic segment TGTATCTGGCTCAGGAGCGCGGCACGATCGAGCAGGCGCAGGTCGCCGAGATTGTCGAAGCGATGCACCGCCTGCCGGACCAGGTCGAGAGCATCCTGGAGCAGGCGGAGCTGTACAAGGGCGTGGCGGAAGCCGTGTCGAAGCATGACAACCTGTTCTTCATCGGCCGCGGACTCGACTTCGCCGTCGCTCAGGAAGGCTCGCTCAAGCTCAAGGAGATCAGCTACATCCACTCCGAGGCTTATGCGGCGGGCGAGCTCAAGCACGGCACGCTCGCTCTGATCGAGGACGGCATCCCGGTCATCGCGCTGGTGACGCAGGAGGATCTGTACGAGAAGACGCTGAGCAACATCAAGGAAGTGAAGGCGCGCGGCGCGCATGTGCTCGGCATCGCCAACGCCGGGTACGAGGACGAGGTCGCCAAGTCGGTCGACGAGACGTTCTCGATTCCGCGTACGCTGCCGCTGCTCACGCCGGCGCTGTCGGTCGTGCCGCTGCAGCTGCTCAGCTACCACGCTTCGCTGGCCCGCGGCAACGACGTCGACAAGCCGCGCAACCTGGCGAAGAGCGTGACGGTGGAGTAGCAAAATAGACAGTCGTATAAAGCCGATCGATTCCGGAACTCCGGATATCGATCGGCTTTTCTCATGCCGCAAGGAGAGTTGGGCTTTACTTGTTTTGTACCGCTAACTTAGCGAGCAATCATGGTATATATAATCGTGCAGGAATAAATGACAGCAATGCGGCAGGACAGACCTTAGCGGGAGGCGAGATCAAGGGGACAAGTGTTCTGTGGAATAAAGGATTGGACCAGGAAAATGAAATTATGACAGAAAGCAGGGGTTGAGCTAACGGGCAGTTTAGCGTGGCGGCCGACTGAATCCAACATCGTTGCATTTGAGTTCGCCGTCCTGGCTAAGATGCCGTTGCTCCGTGGCCGGGGCGAGCAGGTCTGGGAAGACGCATTGTCGCAGACCAGTTGCGGGAAATCATGCCGGAGGCGGCATCGCTCGAAGCGGGTACGGCAAGTGGCCTTGCAAGTGAAAGAGTGAGTGCGGCGATATCTTTAGATGATGAAAGGAGGATTTATTCGATGAAGCTGATCGTGACGGGAGCGACGGGGCAGCTCGGAGGCCTGGTCGTCCGCCATTTGCTCCGCAAGGTTCCGGCAAGCCATATTGTCGGAGTCGCACGACATCTTGAAAAAGCCTCTGCGCTCATGGAGCTTGGCATTGAAGTTCGCCAAGGAGAGTATCGGGATCCGGAATCTCTTTCCCATGCTTTTGCCGATGGAACCAAGCTGCTCTTCATCTCAAGCTCTGAGCAGGACGATCCATCGCGCGTCGTTCAACATGCCCATGTCGTAAAAGCCGCCCGGGATGCAGGGATCAAGCACATAGCTTATACCAGCTTTGCTTTCGCCGAGGACAATCCGCTCGCTCTTGTCCATCTGACGACCGAGCATGCGATCCGCACGACGACGATTCCGTACACCTTTTTGCGCAACGGGGGCTACGCCGAGTTTTTCATCCATTCGTCGCTAAAAGCAAACGTAGAAAACGGGACGATCTTTACGAATGCCGGTCAGGGGAAGGTGAACGCGGTCAGCCGCAGCGACCTGGCCCTTGCTGCCGCCACCGTCCTGACGGAGGAGGGACATAAGAACAAGGAATACAACCTGGTGTCCTGTCATCCTTGGAGCTTCGATGATTTGGCTGAAGCTCTATCCGAAATTGCGGGAAAAAGCGTCGTCCATCGCTCCGTTTCCTTTGAAGAAGAAAAAAGCCTGCTCGTTCGATCCGGCATGCCGGAAGCTTATGCGGAGCGGACGGCCTATGTCTACACCGCCATTGCCGAGGGCAAGATGGCGAGGACGACGGATGATTTAGTCAAGCTGATCGGATACGAGACGCCGATGAAGGAGCTTGTGGGGAAAGCTTTGCAAGGCTGACGACGGCAACATCCGTTCCGCTCCCTCCGTCAGGAGGGATAGGGAGGTCGGAAATCAATGAACAAGCTGCCGGGAATTGTCTTGGCGATCATCATGATGACGCTTCTGCTGGTCCTGCCTGCGCAGGCCCAAGCGCTGTCCTGCACGGAGCTCCGATCCGGCGAGGAAGCCTATGCCGCCTACGACGGAATTGCGGTCGGACGCGTAGAGAGGGTCAGCGAAGGACGGGAGCGGAACTTGGTCAGGATCGCGGTGGAGACGAGCTACAAGGGCGTCGTGTCCGAACGCATCGTGGCGGAGGAGGACAAGAGCTGGGGAGCTTTGAACGGTCCCAGCCAGGTCGGCGAGGAGTACCTGTTCTTCCTGAGAACGAAGGGGGAACATTGGGAAAATCCGCTATGCGCGCCGTCCAGGCCGATTCATGCCTCGGCCAAGGAGCTTGCATTCCTGATGGGAAAGGAAATTCCGCTGGAGCGCGAGCCCGCGGATGCGGGAGAAGGCTGGCGCCATACGCTCCAGCGGGCCGCCGAAGGAGTCTTTGCGGCCGCTGCGATCGGATGGATCGCAGCGGGAATCGTGATCGCCGTCCGGCAACGACGGGTTTGAACAAGCTTGTCCCGTCGCACGATGCTATAATGCGGTTAACCCTTCTTGCGGATAATCCTTCATCGGGCTTATCCTCCATGCGGTTAATCCTATCGTTCGAAGGAGAATGAGCATGTCGGAATCAAACGTATTCATCCGCTATCCAGAGGAATCCGATGCCGCGGAGCTGGCCGCCCTGTACCGCCGCAACCGCGCCTTTTTCGAGCTGTTCTCGCCTGCGCCGGGC encodes:
- a CDS encoding SDR family oxidoreductase codes for the protein MKLIVTGATGQLGGLVVRHLLRKVPASHIVGVARHLEKASALMELGIEVRQGEYRDPESLSHAFADGTKLLFISSSEQDDPSRVVQHAHVVKAARDAGIKHIAYTSFAFAEDNPLALVHLTTEHAIRTTTIPYTFLRNGGYAEFFIHSSLKANVENGTIFTNAGQGKVNAVSRSDLALAAATVLTEEGHKNKEYNLVSCHPWSFDDLAEALSEIAGKSVVHRSVSFEEEKSLLVRSGMPEAYAERTAYVYTAIAEGKMARTTDDLVKLIGYETPMKELVGKALQG